The Carnobacterium mobile DSM 4848 genome includes a window with the following:
- a CDS encoding MBL fold metallo-hydrolase: MVEVKRIVTGAIEENCYLIYEDVTALIVDPGDDFPKIMQTIEDLQVTPVAILLTHCHYDHIGALEETRTTYNVPVYVSSLEKDWLSNPELNLSVHGGKPVIAQSADFEFEMMRDYTIGGLSFRVVPTPGHSPGGVSFIFEDFVITGDALFQGSVGRTDLPGGDHEALLEGIREQLFTLEDEMQIYPGHGDASTIGDEKLTNPFFN, translated from the coding sequence ATGGTTGAAGTCAAACGTATCGTAACAGGCGCTATTGAAGAAAATTGTTATCTTATTTATGAAGATGTCACTGCTTTGATCGTTGATCCAGGCGATGACTTCCCAAAAATCATGCAAACTATTGAGGATCTGCAAGTCACTCCTGTCGCTATTTTGCTAACTCATTGTCATTATGACCATATCGGAGCTTTAGAAGAAACGCGTACAACATACAATGTTCCTGTATATGTTAGTTCTTTAGAAAAAGATTGGCTTAGCAATCCAGAGCTAAATCTTTCTGTTCATGGAGGCAAACCGGTTATCGCACAATCGGCTGATTTTGAATTTGAGATGATGAGAGATTACACTATAGGCGGCTTGTCATTCAGAGTCGTTCCGACACCAGGGCATTCGCCTGGAGGGGTCAGTTTTATTTTTGAAGACTTCGTTATCACAGGAGATGCTTTATTTCAAGGCAGCGTAGGTCGTACTGATTTGCCTGGTGGCGATCATGAAGCATTGCTGGAAGGAATCCGTGAGCAGCTCTTTACTTTAGAAGACGAAATGCAGATTTATCCAGGACACGGCGATGCTTCAACTATTGGAGACGAAAAATTAACGAACCCTTTCTTCAATTAA
- a CDS encoding DEAD/DEAH box helicase, with protein sequence MKKNTFEEFGIGEELITALESLRYFKPTKVQKEVLPLALAEKDVIVESQTGSGKTVSFGIPLCENVIWEENRPQALVLVPTRELALQVKEDITNIGRLKRIKVTSVFGKASFDKQKSELKQKSHIVVGTPGRVLDHLQKGTMKVDKLRYLVIDEADEMLNMGFIDQMAAIIEFLPAERQTLLFSATMPPEIERLASFYMKADRVAIKIEMTEQSRPKIVQSYLKVESEKKEQQLLDLLIVENPDSCMIFCNTQEAVNRLYTFLNKAGLPIDKIHGGMIQEDRFEVMDDFRKGKFRYLVATDVAARGIDIDNVTHVINYDVPVEKESFVHRTGRTGRAGKTGVALTLVTPKERPWWQEVRAYVQQEISEITAPNARVVQSHKSAFEKKLQERLVVKRARNKELNQGITKIYFNGGKKKKLRAVDFVGTLTNIPGINADDIGIITIQENVTYVEVLNGKGPRVIEEMKDRTVKGKKLKVHKANK encoded by the coding sequence ATGAAAAAGAATACATTTGAAGAATTTGGTATTGGAGAAGAACTGATAACAGCATTAGAAAGTTTGCGTTATTTTAAACCGACTAAAGTTCAAAAAGAAGTCCTGCCGTTGGCTTTAGCAGAAAAAGATGTGATTGTTGAATCACAAACAGGCAGCGGGAAAACCGTGAGCTTTGGGATCCCCTTATGCGAAAATGTGATATGGGAAGAAAACAGACCTCAAGCTCTTGTTTTAGTACCTACAAGAGAATTAGCATTGCAAGTAAAAGAAGACATTACGAATATTGGCCGTTTAAAACGCATCAAAGTAACTTCAGTCTTTGGCAAAGCTTCTTTTGACAAGCAAAAGTCTGAGTTAAAACAAAAGAGCCATATTGTAGTAGGAACGCCTGGTCGTGTCTTGGACCATTTGCAAAAAGGAACGATGAAAGTGGATAAATTGCGTTATTTAGTAATTGATGAAGCGGATGAGATGCTGAATATGGGGTTTATTGACCAAATGGCAGCTATTATCGAGTTCTTGCCAGCAGAACGACAAACACTCTTGTTCTCGGCTACAATGCCGCCAGAGATAGAACGTTTGGCTAGTTTCTATATGAAAGCTGACAGAGTAGCTATCAAAATCGAAATGACTGAACAATCAAGACCTAAAATCGTGCAATCGTATCTTAAAGTCGAATCTGAGAAAAAGGAACAGCAGTTGTTGGATTTATTGATTGTTGAGAATCCTGATAGTTGCATGATCTTCTGCAATACTCAAGAAGCTGTGAATCGGTTGTATACCTTCTTAAACAAAGCGGGTCTGCCAATCGATAAAATTCATGGCGGCATGATACAAGAAGACCGATTTGAGGTAATGGATGATTTCAGAAAAGGGAAGTTCCGTTATTTAGTCGCAACAGATGTAGCGGCTCGGGGAATCGACATCGATAATGTGACACATGTCATCAATTACGATGTGCCCGTAGAAAAAGAAAGCTTCGTTCATCGAACAGGACGAACTGGACGTGCTGGGAAGACAGGAGTAGCATTGACGCTGGTCACTCCAAAAGAAAGACCGTGGTGGCAAGAAGTTAGAGCGTATGTGCAACAAGAAATTTCTGAAATCACTGCTCCAAATGCTCGTGTTGTACAAAGCCATAAATCGGCGTTTGAAAAGAAACTTCAAGAACGGCTGGTTGTGAAAAGAGCGCGTAATAAAGAGTTGAATCAAGGCATTACAAAAATTTATTTTAACGGCGGGAAAAAGAAAAAACTTCGCGCAGTAGACTTTGTTGGGACATTGACGAATATCCCAGGAATCAATGCAGACGATATCGGTATTATCACCATTCAAGAAAATGTTACCTATGTAGAGGTATTGAATGGGAAAGGTCCTCGAGTCATTGAAGAAATGAAAGACCGAACCGTTAAAGGAAAAAAATTGAAAGTCCATAAAGCAAATAAATAA
- a CDS encoding ABC-F family ATP-binding cassette domain-containing protein, with amino-acid sequence MITVSNVSLEFSDRKLFDEVNLKFTPGNCYGLIGANGAGKSTFLKILSGEIAPSTGNIALGPDERLATLSQNHYGYEEHTVLNTVIMGHERLYQIMQEKNEIYMKEDFTDEDGIRAAELEGEFAELDGWEAEPQAAVLLQGLGIPEELHYAKMSELAGGQKVKVLLAQALFGKPDVLLLDEPTNGLDKTSIEWLEEFLINFPNTVIVVSHDRHFLNKVCTHMADVDFGKIKLYLGNYDFWLESSQLASKLAADANAKKEDQIKELQDFIARFSANASKSKQATSRKKTLEKITLDDIQPSSRRYPFVGFTPEREIGNDLLRVENLTKTIDGKKVLNNISFTLNKEDKVGFSSHSELAITTLFKILMGEMEPDSGTYKWGVTTSQTYLPKDTSSEFEENHLTIVDWLRQFASKEESDNTFLRSFLGRMLFSGEDVLKEVGVLSGGEKVRCMLSKMMLSKANVLVLDDPTNHLDLESITALNDGLMTFKGAILFSSHDHQIIQTVANRIIEITPNGIVDRADTTYEEFLENKDVQAQIKKLYAE; translated from the coding sequence ATGATTACAGTATCTAATGTTAGTTTAGAATTTTCTGATCGCAAATTATTTGATGAAGTCAATCTTAAATTTACCCCCGGCAATTGTTATGGACTGATCGGTGCAAATGGTGCCGGTAAATCCACATTTTTAAAAATTTTATCCGGTGAAATTGCTCCTTCAACGGGAAATATTGCTTTAGGACCGGATGAACGATTGGCTACTTTAAGCCAAAACCACTACGGCTATGAAGAACACACCGTTTTGAACACCGTTATCATGGGACATGAGCGGTTATACCAAATCATGCAAGAAAAAAATGAAATCTATATGAAAGAAGATTTCACTGATGAAGACGGCATTCGTGCTGCCGAATTGGAAGGCGAATTCGCTGAACTTGACGGCTGGGAAGCTGAACCTCAAGCTGCTGTTTTACTACAGGGCCTAGGAATTCCGGAAGAGCTGCATTATGCTAAAATGAGCGAATTAGCCGGCGGACAAAAAGTAAAAGTTTTACTTGCACAAGCTTTATTTGGAAAACCGGATGTCTTGCTATTAGATGAGCCGACAAACGGTTTAGATAAGACATCGATTGAATGGTTAGAAGAATTTTTAATCAACTTCCCTAATACCGTTATTGTCGTATCCCATGACCGTCACTTTTTAAATAAAGTTTGTACACATATGGCCGATGTTGACTTTGGCAAAATCAAACTTTACCTTGGCAACTACGATTTCTGGTTAGAATCTAGTCAATTAGCCAGCAAATTGGCCGCTGATGCAAATGCAAAAAAAGAAGATCAAATCAAAGAGTTACAAGACTTTATTGCCCGGTTTAGCGCAAATGCTTCTAAATCGAAACAAGCCACTTCTCGGAAAAAGACGTTGGAAAAAATCACTTTGGACGATATCCAACCATCTTCGCGCCGTTATCCTTTTGTTGGTTTCACTCCAGAACGTGAAATCGGTAATGATTTGTTGCGTGTAGAAAACTTAACAAAAACCATTGATGGTAAAAAAGTACTGAACAACATCAGCTTTACATTAAATAAAGAAGACAAAGTGGGATTCAGCAGTCATAGCGAATTAGCTATCACCACGCTTTTCAAAATTTTAATGGGCGAAATGGAACCTGATTCAGGAACTTATAAATGGGGCGTCACTACTTCTCAAACGTATCTGCCAAAAGATACAAGTTCGGAATTTGAAGAAAACCACCTTACTATCGTGGATTGGTTGCGTCAATTTGCTTCAAAAGAAGAAAGCGATAATACTTTCTTACGCAGTTTCTTAGGCCGTATGTTGTTCTCTGGAGAAGATGTCTTAAAAGAAGTAGGCGTTCTTTCTGGAGGAGAAAAAGTTCGTTGCATGCTATCTAAAATGATGTTGAGCAAAGCCAATGTGTTGGTTTTAGATGATCCGACAAATCACTTAGACTTGGAATCTATTACTGCTTTAAACGATGGTTTAATGACATTTAAAGGCGCTATTTTGTTCTCATCTCATGACCACCAAATTATTCAAACTGTTGCAAACCGTATTATTGAGATCACTCCAAACGGTATCGTTGATCGTGCAGATACCACTTACGAAGAGTTCTTAGAAAATAAAGATGTCCAAGCGCAAATCAAAAAACTATACGCAGAATAA
- a CDS encoding phosphoglycerate dehydrogenase, producing MTKKGIWLACETTKDQIETIKKIAPDYEVIEGWKDTAFDFPLEDIEIIYGWKGQKSDELLKKENSRIKWIQGKAAGVDFLDLASLKEKGVLLTNGSGIHSIPIAESVFGMLLAYTRGIQTSVKSQLTNTWNQVESLIELHEKTIMIVGTGKIGKEVGRLAQAFNMKTIGVNSSGHEADYMDQVISQDELVKHLKDADIVVNILPLTDKTTSFFNDQVFNAMKKDTLFLNVGRGPSVDTASLLRALDTGKVAFAGLDVFEKEPLEADSPLWEYENVLITAHISGIAEHFKKRLFAIFEKNLKAYIAGEELPENLIDYKKSY from the coding sequence ATGACAAAAAAAGGTATTTGGTTAGCATGTGAAACAACTAAAGATCAAATTGAAACGATAAAGAAAATAGCGCCTGATTACGAAGTGATTGAAGGATGGAAAGACACTGCTTTTGATTTTCCATTAGAAGACATTGAAATTATCTATGGATGGAAAGGCCAAAAAAGTGATGAATTATTAAAAAAAGAAAATAGCCGAATAAAGTGGATTCAAGGCAAAGCAGCCGGTGTGGACTTTTTAGATTTAGCTAGTCTCAAGGAAAAAGGAGTGCTGTTAACGAATGGCAGCGGCATTCACAGTATACCGATTGCCGAATCGGTTTTTGGCATGTTGTTGGCTTATACAAGAGGCATCCAGACATCGGTCAAAAGTCAATTGACTAATACATGGAATCAAGTAGAAAGTTTAATAGAGTTGCATGAAAAAACCATTATGATCGTCGGTACAGGAAAAATTGGCAAAGAAGTCGGCCGGTTGGCACAAGCGTTTAATATGAAAACGATTGGTGTAAATAGCAGTGGGCATGAAGCAGATTATATGGATCAAGTTATTTCCCAAGACGAGTTGGTTAAGCATCTCAAAGATGCTGATATAGTTGTTAATATATTGCCCTTAACCGATAAAACTACTTCCTTTTTCAATGACCAAGTTTTCAATGCTATGAAAAAAGATACCTTATTTTTAAATGTTGGACGGGGACCCTCTGTAGACACAGCCAGTTTGTTGAGAGCTTTAGATACAGGAAAAGTAGCGTTTGCTGGATTAGATGTTTTTGAAAAGGAACCGCTTGAAGCTGACAGTCCTTTATGGGAATACGAAAATGTGTTGATCACAGCTCATATTTCTGGAATAGCTGAACATTTTAAAAAGCGGTTATTCGCTATTTTTGAGAAAAACTTGAAAGCTTATATAGCTGGAGAAGAACTACCTGAAAACTTGATTGATTATAAAAAAAGCTACTGA
- a CDS encoding transporter substrate-binding domain-containing protein, whose protein sequence is MFNYKKIAGIGFALLCLLVVLTACGSNQKSQVKEKQGETTTWDKVKEKGKLTVATSGTLFPSSFHEGEDNELTGYEVEAVNEIGRRLGVEIEFVEMGVDGMLTAINSGQVDAAANGFDITEKRLEDYTFSEPYKYSFGGIVVRASDHSGVESLEDLKGKKSAGGATTIYMQISEKFGAEPVVYDNATNDVFFRDVASGRTDVILNDFYVSNTAVNKFKDLGVEMSDIYYNPTSAGIVMKKDDGSIKKAIDTALKEMQEDGTLTKLSKEFFAGEDVSTAIENADELPVIELDK, encoded by the coding sequence GTGTTCAACTATAAAAAAATAGCGGGTATAGGTTTTGCTTTATTGTGTCTGTTGGTTGTATTGACAGCTTGTGGAAGCAATCAGAAGTCACAAGTAAAAGAAAAGCAAGGAGAAACAACAACTTGGGATAAAGTGAAAGAAAAAGGTAAATTAACGGTCGCAACATCAGGGACACTTTTCCCCAGTTCTTTTCATGAAGGAGAAGATAATGAATTGACCGGGTATGAAGTTGAAGCAGTGAATGAAATTGGCCGACGCTTAGGAGTTGAGATTGAATTTGTTGAAATGGGCGTTGACGGTATGCTGACGGCTATCAATAGTGGACAAGTAGATGCAGCTGCAAATGGATTTGACATTACAGAGAAACGGTTAGAAGATTATACTTTTTCTGAACCTTACAAGTATTCATTTGGCGGAATCGTTGTGCGAGCTTCAGATCATTCTGGGGTTGAATCATTAGAAGATTTAAAAGGTAAAAAATCAGCAGGCGGAGCAACGACGATTTACATGCAGATTTCTGAAAAATTTGGTGCAGAACCGGTTGTTTACGACAATGCGACGAATGATGTGTTTTTCCGGGACGTGGCTAGCGGCCGGACCGATGTAATCTTAAATGATTTTTATGTTTCTAACACAGCAGTTAACAAATTTAAAGATTTGGGAGTAGAAATGTCAGATATTTACTACAATCCGACATCTGCTGGAATAGTGATGAAAAAAGATGATGGATCGATTAAAAAAGCGATTGATACAGCTCTTAAAGAAATGCAAGAAGATGGTACATTGACTAAACTGTCAAAAGAATTCTTTGCAGGAGAAGATGTCTCGACAGCAATTGAAAATGCCGATGAACTGCCAGTGATAGAGTTAGATAAATAA
- a CDS encoding transporter substrate-binding domain-containing protein: MLKKKLGLGLVAIIGLSLAACSSGNTASDKSSSSETAWEKIEDRGTLKVATSGTLYPSSFHESETDNLTGYEVEVIREAAKRLNLEVEFTEMGVDGMLTSVNSGAIDVAAMGIDRDGENADKYNYTIPYKYSFGSMVVRESDDSSIEKLEDLKGKKAAGAATTSYMKVARHYGAEEVIYDNATNDQYLSDVANGRTDVILNDYYSQKLAVAALPEIPVKVHDIFYNPSETNYAIKKGNDVLTKKLDTALEDMKADGTMPKLSEQFYDGADVTEQIDYDFPKIDLSE, encoded by the coding sequence GTGTTAAAAAAGAAATTGGGATTAGGATTGGTAGCTATTATTGGTTTATCTTTAGCAGCGTGTAGTTCTGGAAACACCGCATCAGATAAATCCTCTTCAAGTGAAACAGCTTGGGAAAAAATTGAAGATCGAGGAACGTTGAAAGTAGCAACTTCTGGTACTCTTTATCCAAGTTCTTTTCATGAATCTGAAACAGATAATTTAACCGGTTATGAAGTTGAAGTCATTCGCGAAGCTGCAAAAAGATTGAATTTGGAAGTGGAATTCACTGAAATGGGTGTGGATGGCATGTTAACATCTGTTAATAGCGGGGCAATTGATGTAGCGGCCATGGGAATTGACCGTGATGGAGAAAACGCGGATAAATACAATTATACGATCCCTTATAAATATTCTTTTGGTTCAATGGTAGTAAGAGAATCCGATGACTCTAGCATTGAAAAATTAGAAGATTTAAAAGGAAAAAAAGCAGCGGGTGCTGCTACAACTTCTTATATGAAAGTAGCACGACACTATGGAGCAGAAGAAGTCATTTACGATAACGCGACAAATGATCAATACCTAAGTGACGTAGCGAACGGACGGACAGATGTGATTTTGAATGACTATTATTCGCAAAAATTGGCTGTAGCTGCTTTGCCGGAGATTCCCGTAAAAGTCCACGATATTTTTTATAATCCATCTGAAACCAATTATGCTATTAAAAAGGGAAACGATGTATTAACTAAAAAATTGGACACTGCTCTAGAAGATATGAAAGCAGATGGAACCATGCCAAAACTGTCAGAACAATTTTATGATGGCGCAGATGTAACGGAACAAATTGATTATGATTTTCCTAAAATTGATTTATCGGAATAG
- a CDS encoding amino acid ABC transporter permease, which produces MFGVQWQYVFDPALAVDSLPYVLKGLGYTIGISVSSMIIGTLLGFILAIMRMSSFKLFSVLARIYISFMRGTPTLVLLFILYFGFPFIGIQFEAVNAAIIGFSVSSSAYIAEILRSTLASIDKGQWEAAYALGLKWSFIMRKVIVPQAMRVAVPPLSNVLLDLIKGTALAAMITVPEIFQQAKIVGGREFDYMTMYILVALVYWAVCSAFTVFQNYLEKKMAIYTT; this is translated from the coding sequence ATGTTTGGAGTTCAATGGCAATATGTTTTTGATCCTGCTTTAGCTGTGGATAGTTTGCCTTATGTCTTGAAAGGATTAGGCTATACCATAGGAATTTCGGTGTCTAGTATGATCATTGGAACCTTATTAGGCTTCATTTTAGCTATTATGCGGATGTCTTCTTTTAAACTGTTTTCAGTTCTTGCAAGAATTTATATTTCTTTTATGCGGGGAACTCCAACATTGGTTCTTTTATTTATTCTTTATTTTGGTTTTCCATTTATCGGAATTCAGTTTGAAGCAGTCAACGCCGCAATTATTGGATTTAGCGTAAGTTCTAGTGCGTATATTGCTGAAATCTTGCGTTCAACATTGGCTTCAATCGATAAAGGCCAATGGGAAGCAGCTTATGCATTGGGCTTAAAATGGTCTTTTATTATGCGGAAAGTAATTGTTCCGCAAGCCATGCGTGTAGCCGTTCCGCCACTCAGCAATGTTTTATTAGATTTGATCAAAGGAACAGCTTTAGCAGCTATGATCACTGTACCGGAAATCTTTCAACAAGCTAAAATTGTGGGCGGCCGTGAATTTGATTATATGACGATGTATATTTTAGTTGCTTTAGTGTATTGGGCAGTCTGCAGTGCCTTTACGGTATTCCAAAATTATCTTGAAAAAAAGATGGCTATTTATACAACTTAG
- a CDS encoding LacI family DNA-binding transcriptional regulator, translating to MQDIAKKAGVSSATVSRVINQSGYVSSATRKKVESAIQQMDYVPNSQAVSLKTGSSKTLGIVAPNFSDTMMILVRSFTLAAQQEGYTVTFYITDQDKQKELDVLEMLRGKRLDGIFLLIRLNDWSVIEPYTKYGPIVTWQRVDSDHIASVYMDQYHAYTLGLEHLYASGCRSIVNLYSNIQGLNTKSRIKAYEDFCKRYRLPAHPADLFMGLNTSKDGERVAQWWLEQSVKPDAFMTSTDSVAAGLVTQAQRLGCHLPEDFSVIGFDNIEISRLLDISTIDYPVAKQAKNAFALIYHQLTQREVHVEPLAFQLIPRKTTNN from the coding sequence ATGCAAGATATTGCAAAAAAAGCTGGTGTCTCTTCAGCTACTGTTTCGCGTGTTATCAATCAAAGCGGGTATGTCAGCAGCGCGACACGAAAAAAAGTAGAATCAGCTATTCAGCAAATGGATTATGTGCCGAATAGCCAAGCCGTTTCTTTAAAAACCGGTTCAAGTAAAACATTAGGTATTGTTGCTCCCAACTTTTCAGACACTATGATGATCCTTGTACGCAGTTTTACATTGGCCGCTCAACAAGAAGGATACACAGTGACTTTTTACATTACAGATCAAGACAAACAAAAAGAACTGGATGTTTTAGAAATGCTGCGCGGAAAACGTTTGGACGGTATTTTTTTATTGATTCGTCTCAATGATTGGTCAGTTATCGAACCGTATACTAAGTACGGGCCAATTGTTACATGGCAACGGGTTGATTCAGACCATATTGCTTCTGTTTATATGGATCAATACCACGCCTATACACTAGGCTTAGAGCATTTGTATGCTAGCGGATGCCGGTCGATCGTGAATTTATATAGCAATATTCAAGGCTTAAATACAAAAAGCCGAATCAAAGCTTATGAAGACTTTTGCAAGCGTTATCGCTTACCTGCCCATCCGGCTGATTTATTTATGGGGTTAAATACAAGTAAGGATGGCGAACGAGTCGCGCAATGGTGGCTAGAGCAATCCGTTAAACCAGATGCTTTTATGACCAGTACTGATTCTGTCGCTGCGGGACTTGTAACTCAAGCACAGCGTTTAGGGTGTCATTTGCCAGAGGATTTTTCAGTAATTGGTTTTGACAATATTGAGATTTCTCGCTTACTTGATATCTCCACAATAGATTATCCTGTCGCCAAACAGGCTAAAAACGCTTTTGCTTTGATTTACCATCAGCTGACTCAAAGAGAAGTGCATGTAGAACCTTTGGCTTTTCAATTGATTCCGCGTAAAACAACTAACAATTAA
- the brnQ gene encoding branched-chain amino acid transport system II carrier protein, producing the protein MEKKLSLSSYLYIGSMLFGLFFGAGNLIFPVHMGQLAGANVSWATWGFLLTGIGLPFLGVVAIGASNSNGLFELSSRVHPYYGYFMTIALYLTIGPFFALPRTGTVSYEIGLSPYISSQYQTLGLAIFTLLFFGAALLFSLKPTKILVYVGKVLNPLFLVFLGVLVVTAFMKPLGGIAAAPITSEYATAPFASGFKEGYNTMDALASLAFGIIVVQTIKGMGITKPASIAKDTIKSGLVSLVLMGVIYGSLSYLGTMSIGQFPISENGGIALTQIARYYFGSFGSVLLAIIVTVACLKTAIGLITACAETFREMFPNSISYKAYVILFSSVACLVGNFGLTKIIAYSIPVLMFLYPLAITLILLALLSPLFKNRQIVYGMTTLLTVFVSVADMLNALPNSIRNLDAVQSILKFYSHYLPFFDSGMGWILPAAIGLALGWLISLITKPHSKTIH; encoded by the coding sequence ATGGAAAAAAAATTATCGCTATCATCTTATCTTTATATCGGTTCAATGCTCTTTGGCTTATTCTTTGGAGCTGGAAACTTGATTTTCCCAGTTCATATGGGACAGCTGGCAGGAGCTAACGTCAGCTGGGCTACATGGGGATTCTTATTGACAGGTATTGGTCTCCCGTTTTTAGGAGTTGTGGCGATTGGTGCCTCCAACAGCAATGGATTATTTGAATTATCTAGTCGTGTACACCCTTACTATGGATACTTTATGACGATTGCTCTTTATCTGACGATCGGACCGTTTTTCGCATTGCCGAGAACTGGAACAGTATCTTATGAAATCGGCTTGTCGCCTTATATTAGCAGTCAATATCAAACGTTGGGACTGGCTATTTTCACCTTGCTGTTTTTTGGAGCAGCCTTGCTGTTTTCGTTGAAACCAACAAAAATTTTAGTTTATGTAGGAAAAGTATTAAATCCACTATTCCTGGTCTTTTTAGGTGTTTTAGTAGTGACTGCTTTTATGAAACCTTTAGGTGGAATTGCAGCCGCTCCTATTACAAGCGAATATGCAACGGCACCATTTGCCAGTGGTTTTAAGGAAGGCTACAACACTATGGACGCTTTAGCATCATTGGCTTTTGGCATTATTGTTGTTCAAACTATCAAAGGAATGGGCATTACTAAACCAGCTTCGATTGCAAAAGATACAATCAAGTCCGGCTTGGTCAGTCTTGTTTTAATGGGCGTTATCTATGGCAGCTTATCTTATCTTGGTACGATGAGCATCGGCCAGTTTCCGATTTCTGAAAATGGCGGAATAGCCTTAACGCAGATTGCGCGTTATTACTTCGGCTCGTTTGGCAGTGTCTTATTAGCCATTATCGTTACAGTCGCTTGTCTTAAAACGGCGATTGGGTTGATTACGGCTTGTGCAGAAACTTTCCGTGAAATGTTTCCGAATTCAATCAGTTATAAAGCTTATGTCATTCTTTTTAGCTCTGTCGCTTGTTTGGTTGGAAACTTCGGATTGACTAAGATTATTGCTTATTCTATACCGGTACTGATGTTCTTATACCCATTGGCGATCACATTGATTCTACTAGCCTTGCTTTCGCCTTTATTTAAAAATCGGCAAATCGTTTACGGGATGACCACTCTTTTGACTGTTTTTGTCAGTGTGGCTGATATGCTAAATGCCTTGCCAAATTCTATTCGTAACTTAGATGCGGTTCAATCCATTTTGAAATTTTACAGTCATTACTTGCCGTTTTTCGATAGCGGAATGGGCTGGATATTGCCAGCAGCGATTGGCTTGGCCCTTGGCTGGCTGATCAGTTTAATAACGAAACCTCATTCAAAAACGATCCATTGA
- a CDS encoding MerR family transcriptional regulator: protein MDYTVNQLSKVAGVSGRTLRYYDQISLLKPKRVSSSGYRIYGTEEVTLLQQILFYRKLEMPLEEIKEIVLAADFDQEKALLLHQQRLEMKKAQLDTLLVTIEKTLADKRGERKMTDNEKFEGFKQRLLDENETTYGQEIREKYGEKVVDQSNQKVAGMSEAQFAEWQELDKELQRELAAAMMDGDASSDAAQHVAELHKKWLSFTWSDYSPEAHRNLAEMYVSDERFTAYYDERAGKGAAAFLRKAINHFTKN, encoded by the coding sequence ATGGATTATACCGTCAATCAACTGAGTAAAGTTGCCGGAGTGAGCGGACGCACATTACGTTATTATGATCAAATTAGTTTATTAAAGCCAAAACGAGTAAGCTCATCTGGTTACCGCATTTACGGAACAGAAGAAGTAACCTTGTTGCAGCAAATATTATTTTATCGCAAGTTGGAAATGCCTTTAGAAGAAATCAAAGAAATTGTTTTAGCGGCTGATTTTGATCAAGAAAAAGCTTTATTACTGCATCAACAACGACTGGAAATGAAAAAAGCGCAATTAGATACATTGCTGGTAACGATTGAAAAAACCTTAGCAGACAAGAGAGGAGAAAGGAAAATGACGGATAACGAAAAATTCGAAGGATTTAAACAACGGCTGCTTGATGAAAATGAAACAACATATGGACAAGAAATTAGGGAAAAATATGGGGAAAAAGTTGTAGACCAATCCAATCAAAAAGTTGCCGGGATGAGTGAAGCACAATTTGCTGAATGGCAAGAATTAGATAAAGAGCTACAGCGAGAATTGGCAGCAGCTATGATGGACGGAGATGCTTCAAGTGATGCAGCACAACACGTTGCAGAATTACACAAAAAATGGTTGAGTTTTACTTGGTCAGACTATTCTCCAGAAGCTCATCGCAATTTAGCAGAGATGTATGTAAGCGATGAACGTTTCACAGCTTATTACGATGAACGAGCTGGTAAAGGAGCTGCTGCATTTTTAAGAAAGGCAATCAATCACTTTACTAAAAACTAG